The Setaria italica strain Yugu1 chromosome IX, Setaria_italica_v2.0, whole genome shotgun sequence genome has a window encoding:
- the LOC101769208 gene encoding filament-like plant protein 4, translating to MDRRSWPWKKKSSDKSSNADALQNSNQEQEDKAPKFVQISPETYAHLTESEEKVKGLEENVKVLNEQLSGAQSEITTKDALVKQHAKVAEEAVSGWEKAEAEASALKLQLETVTLSKLAAEERAAHLDGALKECMKQVRTVKEEGEQKLHDVVFAKTKQWEKIKAEFEAKLLEFEQEFIRAGAENDALTRSLQERAELLMKIDEEKAQAEAEIEVLKSTIQSGEREINSLKYELHVVSKELEIRNEEKNMSVRSADVATKQHQEDVKKISKLEAECQRLRGLVRKKLPGPAALAQMKMEVESLGREYGDHRVRRSPTKNSGFHRPMSPMSPVPDYAIENLQHMQRENEFLTARLLTMEEETKMLKEALTKRNSELQASRSMYAKTAGKLRSLEVQMLTGNQHKSPSTPNMDIHFDGALSQNGSNPPSMTSMSEDGVDDEGSCTESWANALVSELSHFKKEKAAKSSATEGSNRLELMDDFLEMERLACLTSEANGNGSTIDKMKIDEVGATLSSVTERDGVKDLQSASPMSETPSSKQQLSEKSSLLKLQSRISSLLDSESLENNSGKMLDSIRNILKDIEDEADSMNTNGNHHLDATLNSGSKCTMDQELKSAILKIQDFVKLLDQELSKFQGQSSDYDGLCEKTQHFSALVDKVLSNDNGLNDLVMALSVILSETGQIKFAMSRDNSNEAESNNLDCVDKVTLLENKVQPEPVKDNVSGLCTLLPRSSSDPEFEGPADSGFDAKTTLKICSPEEYEQLKSEKINLEVELAKCNKIIEETNVRLSDMEKSLEDLTAKLVDSEKSNSLSETQLKCMAESYKSLESRKVELENEIQVLRSKIDTLTDELTDERQSHQEDLAKYKDLEEKMERYELERSSMFVDEDPDTNSKQEKEIAAAAEKLAECQETMLILGRQLQAMRPPAESLGSSPNRQRMEDFLQDAVGTTAGEFSQKPGGQPDTDQEMLGTGNESPINGFKTHMTPSDVDGSPFPSPNSSKRPKHRSRSSSSSSFTNQQLAEKQSRGFSRFFTKGKE from the exons ATGGATCGCCGCAGCTGGCCTTGGAAGAAGAAATCATCTGATAAATCATCAAATGCAGATGCGTTGCAGAATTCCAATCAAGAACAG GAAGATAAGGCTCCAAAATTTGTGCAAATTTCACCTGAAACATATGCACATCTTACTGAGTCAGAGGAAAAAGTAAAAGGTTTAGAAGAAAATGTGAAGGTCTTGAATGAACAACTCTCTGGAGCACAATCTGAGATCACAACCAAAGATGCCCTAGTGAAACAGCATGCAAAAGTTGCCGAAGAAGCTGTATCAG GTTGGGAGAAAGCTGAAGCAGAGGCCTCGGCACTGAAGCTTCAGCTAGAAACTGTTACATTGTCTAAGCTAGCAGCTGAAGAAAGAGCTGCCCATCTGGATGGTGCTTTGAAAGAATGCATGAAGCAAGTAAGAACTGTTAAGGAAGAAGGTGAGCAGAAGCTACACGATGTAGTCTTTGCAAAAACCAAGCAGTGGGAGAAGATAAAGGCCGAGTTCGAAGCAAAATTACTTGAATTTGAACAGGAATTCATAAGGGCTGGCGCTGAGAATGATGCACTCACAAGATCACTCCAAGAACGGGCAGAATTGTTGATGAAAATTGATGAAGAAAAAGCTCAAGCAGAAGCTGAGATTGAAGTCTTGAAAAGCACAATCCAGTCAGGGGAAAGGGAGATAAATTCCCTAAAATATGAACTGCATGTTGTCTCCAAAGAGCTTGAAATCCGCAATGAAGAAAAGAACATGAGTGTGCGCTCAGCTGATGTAGCAACTAAACAGCACCAGGAAGATGTCAAGAAAATATCAAAACTTGAAGCTGAATGCCAAAGATTGCGTGGCCTTGTTCGGAAGAAGTTACCTGGTCCAGCTGCACTAGCTCAAatgaaaatggaggtggagagCTTGGGCAGAGAGTATGGAGACCACAGAGTACGACGATCCCCTACAAAGAATTCTGGTTTCCATCGTCCCATGTCTCCTATGTCTCCTGTTCCTGATTATGCCATAGAGAACTTACAGCACATGCAGAGAGAGAATGAGTTTCTAACTGCTCGTCTATTAACAATGGAAGAAGAAACCAAGATGCTAAAAGAGGCACTGACAAAGCGAAACAGTGAGCTGCAGGCATCAAGAAGCATGTATGCTAAAACAGCAGGCAAGCTCCGAAGCTTGGAGGTTCAAATGTTGACTGGAAACCAACATAAGAGTCCATCAACTCCAAACATGGATATTCACTTTGATGGTGCACTGAGCCAAAATGGAAGCAACCCACCTAGCATGACTTCAATGTCTGAAGATGGTGTTGATGATGAAGGAAGTTGCACGGAATCTTGGGCCAATGCTCTAGTATCTGAGCTCTCTCACTTCAAGAAAGAGAAAGCGGCCAAGAGCAGTGCGACAGAAGGCTCCAATAGGTTGGAACTCATGGATGACTTCTTAGAGATGGAGAGATTAGCGTGTTTGACTTCTGAGGCTAATGGCAATGGCAGTACTATTGACAAAATGAAGATAGATGAAGTTGGGGCTACTTTGTCCAGTGTTACTGAAAGAGACGGTGTTAAAGATTTGCAGTCAGCTTCACCAATGTCAGAGACTCCATCTAGTAAACAGCAGCTATCTGAGAAATCTTCACTTTTGAAATTACAGTCAAGAATATCTTCCTTACTTGATTCTGAATCACTAGAGAACAATTCAGGAAAGATGCTTGATAGTATTAGAAATATCCTAAAGGATATTGAAGATGAGGCAGATTCAATGAATACAAATGGTAATCATCACTTGGATGCGACCTTAAATTCAGGGAGCAAATGCACCATGGATCAAGAACTAAAGAGTGCCatattgaagattcaagacttTGTCAAGTTACTTGATCAAGAACTCTCCAAGTTTCAAGGCCAATCATCTGACTATGATGGGCTATGTGAGAAAACACAACACTTCTCTGCATTAGTTGACAAAGTTCTGTCAAATGATAATGGCCTAAATGACCTTGTCATGGCACTATCCGTGATCTTGTCAGAAACTGGTCAGATTAAGTTCGCAATGTCGAGAGACAACAGCAATGAAGCAGAAAGTAATAATTTAGATTGTGTTGATAAAGTGACTCTACTTGAAAACAAGGTTCAGCCTGAGCCGGTAAAGGACAATGTTTCTGGTCTCTGTACACTACTGCCTCgttcatcttctgatcctgaGTTTGAGGGGCCTGCTGATTCTGGATTTGATGCTAAGACTACACTGAAGATATGCTCACCAGAGGAATATGAACAACTTAAATCTGAGAAGATCAATTTGGAGGTAGAATTAGCGAAGTGCAACAAAATAATAGAAGAAACAAATGTTAGATTAAGTGATATGGAGAAAAGCTTGGAAGACCTCACAGCCAAGTTGGTTGACAGTGAGAAATCAAATAGCTTGAGTGAGACACAGTTGAAGTGTATGGCTGAATCCTACAAGTCACTTGAATCAAGAAAAGTTGAATTAGAGAATGAGATACAAGTATTGCGGTCCAAAATAGATACTTTGACAGATGAACTCACTGATGAAAGACAAAGTCATCAGGAGGACTTAGCCAAATACAAAGATCtcgaggagaagatggaaag GTATGAGTTGGAGAGGAGTTCAATGTTTGTGGATGAGGATCCAGATACCAATTCAAAGCAG GAGAAAGAgatagcagcagcagctgagAAGCTGGCAGAGTGCCAGGAGACAATGCTTATTCTCGGCCGTCAGCTGCAAGCTATGCGTCCTCCAGCCGAGTCTTTAGGTTCTTCACCCAACCGGCAGCGTATGGAGGACTTTCTGCAGGATGCTGTAGGAACAACGGCAGGAGAGTTTTCCCAGAAGCCGGGAGGCCAACCTGATACAGACCAGGAAATGCTAGGGACAGGAAATGAGTCTCCGATCAATGGATTCAAGACGCACATGACCCCTTCTGACGTGGACGGAAGCCCTTTTCCTTCTCCGAACAGCTCCAAGCGTCCCAAGCATCGATCTagatcctcttcatcttcatctttcaCTAACCAACAATTGGCGGAGAAACAAAGCCGGGGATTTAGTCGGTTCTTCACAAAGGGCAAAGAGTGA